From Saccharothrix espanaensis DSM 44229, the proteins below share one genomic window:
- a CDS encoding DUF6328 family protein, whose amino-acid sequence MSEAEAPEERRLARNLNELPQELRVAQRVRRSVRILLPIAFSGRYAWADAYVRGTHLVTVLVRRGRREHVIELANRFAVRVGVPAARRSCDRWRERGQKPAE is encoded by the coding sequence GTGAGCGAAGCCGAGGCTCCCGAGGAACGCCGTTTGGCGCGCAACCTCAACGAATTGCCCCAAGAGCTGCGAGTCGCCCAGAGGGTGCGCAGATCTGTTCGGATTCTGCTGCCGATCGCGTTTAGCGGGCGGTACGCGTGGGCGGACGCCTACGTCCGGGGCACCCACCTGGTCACGGTCCTGGTGCGGCGGGGCCGACGCGAGCACGTCATCGAGTTGGCCAACCGGTTCGCCGTACGGGTTGGGGTGCCTGCTGCTCGCCGAAGTTGTGACAGGTGGCGCGAGCGCGGTCAGAAGCCCGCCGAGTAG
- a CDS encoding ABC transporter ATP-binding protein, translated as MRNPVIDVTALHCRYGEFEAVRGVDLQVTQGELFALLGTNGAGKTTLVETLEGLRAPSAGRVRVLGVDPGRDRAAIRARTGIMLQQSGFPADLTVAEMVRLWGRGRRGDALERLDLGHRRDVRIKQLSGGERRRLDLVLAVQGEPELLFLDEPTTGLDPESRQRTWDVVRELLARGTTVVLTTHYLEEAESLAHRLAILHQGRVAVTGALVDVLAAQPSRISFDLPHPFDVGALPMLSGDVVHVPSGRVDVRTRQLQDDLDVLLAWARREGLALGRLRAHHASLEDVFHATRQVTAA; from the coding sequence ATGCGGAATCCGGTGATCGACGTGACGGCGCTGCACTGCCGGTACGGGGAGTTCGAGGCGGTGCGCGGGGTCGACCTCCAGGTCACGCAGGGCGAGCTGTTCGCCCTGCTCGGCACGAACGGGGCGGGCAAGACCACCCTGGTGGAGACCTTGGAGGGGCTGCGCGCGCCGAGCGCGGGACGGGTGCGGGTGCTCGGCGTGGACCCCGGCCGGGACCGGGCGGCGATCCGGGCCAGGACCGGCATCATGTTGCAGCAGAGCGGGTTCCCGGCCGACCTCACGGTCGCCGAGATGGTCCGGCTGTGGGGGCGCGGCCGGCGCGGCGACGCGCTGGAGCGGCTCGACCTGGGCCACCGCCGGGACGTGCGCATCAAGCAGCTCTCCGGCGGCGAACGGCGGCGGCTGGACCTGGTGCTGGCCGTTCAGGGCGAGCCCGAACTGCTGTTCCTGGACGAGCCGACCACCGGGCTGGACCCGGAGTCCCGGCAGCGCACCTGGGACGTGGTGCGCGAGCTGCTCGCGCGGGGCACGACCGTGGTGCTGACCACGCACTACCTGGAGGAGGCGGAGTCGCTCGCGCACCGGCTGGCGATCCTGCACCAGGGGCGGGTGGCGGTGACCGGGGCGCTGGTGGACGTGCTGGCCGCGCAGCCCTCGCGGATCTCGTTCGACCTGCCGCACCCGTTCGACGTCGGCGCGCTGCCGATGCTGTCCGGGGACGTGGTGCACGTGCCGTCCGGGCGGGTCGACGTGCGCACCAGGCAGTTGCAGGACGACCTCGACGTCCTGCTGGCGTGGGCGCGCCGGGAAGGGCTGGCGCTGGGCCGGCTGCGGGCGCACCACGCGTCCCTGGAGGACGTCTTCCACGCGACGAGGCAGGTGACGGCGGCATGA
- a CDS encoding Rho termination factor N-terminal domain-containing protein — MRENRTMPGTDARPSKKAQRTRSKEHGEGAHSEPKGHKGPSTSRRGPTTKAHLYDLAKRFDVPGRSSMTKEELVDAVARAHQSRTRAASRYSAGF; from the coding sequence ATGCGCGAAAACAGAACGATGCCCGGCACGGACGCGCGACCGTCCAAGAAGGCGCAGCGCACGCGGTCCAAGGAGCACGGCGAGGGCGCCCACTCGGAGCCGAAGGGCCACAAGGGACCGTCCACCTCGCGGCGCGGCCCGACGACCAAGGCCCACCTGTACGACCTCGCGAAGCGGTTCGACGTGCCCGGCCGGTCTTCGATGACCAAGGAAGAACTGGTTGACGCCGTCGCCCGCGCCCACCAGAGCCGCACGCGCGCGGCGAGCCGCTACTCGGCGGGCTTCTGA
- a CDS encoding xylulokinase: MTLVAGIDSSTQSCKVVVRDAESGVLVREGRAPHPPGTEVDPGAWWDALGVASRAAGGLDDVAAVSVAAQQHGLVCLDGSGVVVRPALLWNDTRSAGAARDLVAELGAAAWVAAVGNVPVASLTVAKLRWLAEHEPGNADRTAAVCLPHDWLTWRLSGGRGVESLTTDRSDASGTGYWSAAGGEYRLELLERAFGRVPTVVPSVLGPGALSGRFGAGCGDNAAAALGVQARPGDVVVSVGTSGTAFARASRPVADPTGTVNGFADAEGGHLPLVCTLNASRVLDAAAALLGVDLAELSRLASSAPAGADGLVLVPYLEGERTPDKPDSTGAVHGLRLDNATPGNFARAAVEGLLCGLADAIDALAAVGTPVERVLLIGGGARSAAVREIAPAVFGRPVVLPATGEYVADGAARQAAWALAGADAPPHWAELRSTVVEADPTPWVRERYATARDLTVNR, translated from the coding sequence ATGACGCTTGTGGCGGGAATCGACTCGTCCACGCAGTCGTGCAAGGTCGTTGTGCGCGACGCGGAGAGCGGTGTCCTGGTGCGGGAAGGGCGTGCGCCGCATCCGCCGGGTACCGAGGTCGATCCCGGGGCGTGGTGGGACGCGTTGGGGGTTGCGTCCCGGGCGGCCGGCGGGCTTGATGACGTGGCGGCTGTTTCGGTTGCGGCGCAACAACACGGGTTGGTCTGTCTGGATGGTTCCGGTGTGGTGGTGCGGCCCGCGTTGCTGTGGAACGACACCCGGTCGGCGGGGGCGGCGCGGGACCTGGTCGCGGAACTCGGCGCGGCGGCGTGGGTGGCGGCGGTCGGCAACGTGCCGGTGGCCTCGCTGACGGTCGCCAAGCTCCGGTGGCTGGCCGAGCACGAACCCGGCAACGCCGACCGGACGGCGGCGGTGTGCCTGCCGCACGACTGGTTGACCTGGCGGCTGTCCGGCGGGCGTGGGGTGGAGTCGCTGACCACGGACCGCAGCGATGCCAGTGGCACGGGCTACTGGTCGGCGGCGGGTGGGGAGTACCGGCTGGAGCTGCTGGAACGGGCGTTCGGGCGGGTGCCGACGGTGGTGCCGTCGGTGCTGGGGCCGGGGGCGCTGTCCGGAAGGTTCGGGGCGGGCTGTGGGGACAACGCCGCCGCCGCGCTTGGCGTGCAGGCCCGGCCCGGTGACGTCGTGGTGTCCGTCGGAACGTCCGGCACGGCGTTCGCCCGCGCGTCCCGGCCGGTCGCCGATCCCACCGGGACGGTGAACGGGTTCGCCGACGCCGAGGGCGGCCACCTGCCGCTGGTCTGCACGCTCAACGCGTCCCGCGTGCTCGACGCGGCGGCCGCGCTGCTGGGCGTCGACCTGGCGGAACTGTCCCGGCTGGCGTCGAGCGCCCCGGCGGGTGCGGACGGGCTGGTGCTGGTCCCGTACTTGGAAGGCGAGCGGACGCCGGACAAGCCGGATTCGACCGGCGCGGTGCACGGGTTGCGGCTGGACAACGCGACACCTGGCAATTTCGCGCGTGCCGCCGTGGAGGGGTTGTTGTGCGGGCTGGCCGACGCGATCGACGCTCTGGCGGCCGTGGGCACGCCGGTCGAACGGGTGCTGCTGATCGGTGGCGGCGCGCGGTCGGCGGCCGTGCGCGAGATCGCGCCCGCCGTGTTCGGCCGCCCGGTGGTCCTGCCCGCGACCGGTGAGTACGTCGCGGACGGTGCGGCCCGGCAGGCGGCGTGGGCGCTGGCCGGCGCGGACGCTCCGCCGCACTGGGCGGAACTGCGGTCGACGGTGGTCGAGGCCGATCCGACGCCGTGGGTTCGCGAGCGCTATGCCACGGCGAGGGATCTGACCGTGAACCGGTGA
- a CDS encoding response regulator transcription factor, which yields MIRVVLADDEDLIRGALAALLELEDDLTVVAQASDGDAAVAEVRAHRPDIAVFDLEMPGRDGVLAAEAVRGLAGVAVVIVTRHARPGVLRRALSAGVRGFVPKTTPAAKLASILRDVHAGRRYVDSEIAAAALTEDACPLTARELDVLRHALRGGTVTAIAQQAHLAAGTVRNYLSSAMTKLGVSTRYEAARMAWDEGWI from the coding sequence GTGATCCGGGTGGTGCTGGCCGACGACGAGGACCTGATCCGGGGCGCGCTGGCGGCGTTGCTGGAGCTGGAGGACGACCTGACCGTGGTCGCCCAGGCCAGCGACGGCGACGCGGCCGTGGCGGAGGTGCGGGCGCACCGGCCGGACATCGCCGTGTTCGACCTGGAGATGCCCGGCCGGGACGGGGTGCTGGCGGCCGAGGCGGTGCGCGGGCTGGCGGGCGTCGCGGTGGTCATCGTGACCAGGCACGCGCGGCCGGGCGTGCTGCGGCGGGCGTTGAGCGCGGGCGTGCGGGGGTTCGTGCCGAAGACGACCCCGGCGGCGAAGCTCGCGTCGATCCTGCGCGACGTGCACGCCGGCCGCCGGTACGTCGACTCCGAGATCGCCGCCGCCGCGCTGACCGAGGACGCCTGCCCGCTGACCGCGCGGGAGCTGGACGTGCTGCGGCACGCGTTGCGCGGCGGCACGGTCACCGCCATCGCCCAGCAGGCCCACCTGGCGGCCGGGACGGTGCGCAACTACCTGTCCTCGGCGATGACCAAGCTCGGCGTGAGCACCCGCTACGAGGCCGCCCGCATGGCGTGGGACGAGGGCTGGATCTGA
- a CDS encoding nSTAND1 domain-containing NTPase: MPRGERPLDVGDGPLLKFAADLRSLRDKAGGYSYRQLGARAHYSATTLSDAAGGRKLPSLAVTLAYVRACEGDVAEWEDRWHQVAAEVLPTPPGPNEAHPPYAGLAAYGTEDAEWFFGRDRILEDLEARITAGRFVAVFGASGAGKSSLLKAGLVPRLPGPTVLTTPGEVEVRADKLDLTQDLIIVDQFEEVFTLCQDHTRQAEFIDALLSADCRVVLGVRADFYSHCAQHPNLVEALTDGQLLLGPMGPEELRQVIMQPAVKASCTVETALVSRLIADATGQPGVLPLMSHALLETWRRRRGTTMTLAGYEAAGGIQHAIAQTAERTFTSLEKQQRTLARQVFLRLTALGDGIEDTKRRLPRSELDQDVDVDVVLDRLAHARLLTLDRDTVEIAHEALIRSWPRLRNWLATDRDGLRTMRQLTEAATTWDSLGRDPDALYRGTRLDTAVEWTHRDGARTSALEREFLTESEASRDRERHLAHRRTRRLRQLVALLLVLLVLASGAVVLAIGAQKQAATERNLSVARYVANEAQNRRTAGDRVLANQMIIAAYRLSGTDDLRDLVLSAHASAAEDMVSRSVLSNGSALSPDGTQIPTARVPYSADDRVYKRLGGLLTPRNTVTSFAVTAAERAYATTAETPDARIWDVTDARDPKPVYTFSGPVTRIAFAPTGGRVLVTVEGASEAKIWDASNPGEPKVLGVLTGHPRWITDIAFSPNGQILATIDNQSTVRLWSLANPREPRQIGELKDGEDVSTVAIAPNAKTIAVAGANGTIRLWDLTDPWTPTRLARMIGHSDKVLALGFRRDGTSLASTSKDDTVRMWDLTDNRHPTQRARVSGPTDGIYAISYGDTPNWVVTSNADGTTRAWEFDVDIAIAKMCESVDKEITEEEWHRNFEGIDYHPPCA, from the coding sequence GTGCCGCGTGGAGAGCGCCCGTTGGACGTCGGGGACGGTCCGCTGCTGAAGTTCGCGGCCGACCTCAGGTCGTTGCGCGACAAGGCAGGCGGCTACAGCTACCGGCAGCTGGGCGCCCGCGCCCACTACTCGGCGACCACCCTGTCCGACGCCGCGGGCGGCCGGAAGCTGCCCAGCCTGGCGGTGACGCTCGCCTACGTGCGCGCCTGCGAGGGCGACGTGGCCGAGTGGGAGGACCGCTGGCACCAGGTGGCGGCCGAGGTCCTGCCGACGCCCCCGGGCCCGAACGAGGCCCACCCGCCGTACGCGGGCCTGGCGGCCTACGGCACGGAGGACGCCGAGTGGTTCTTCGGCCGGGACCGGATCCTGGAGGACCTGGAGGCCAGGATCACCGCGGGCCGCTTCGTGGCCGTCTTCGGTGCTTCCGGGGCGGGCAAGTCGTCCCTGCTCAAAGCGGGCCTGGTGCCCCGCCTGCCGGGCCCGACCGTGCTGACCACCCCCGGCGAGGTGGAGGTCCGGGCCGACAAGCTGGACCTGACCCAGGACCTGATCATCGTCGACCAGTTCGAAGAGGTCTTCACCCTCTGCCAGGACCACACCAGGCAGGCGGAGTTCATCGACGCCCTGCTCTCCGCCGACTGCCGCGTGGTCCTGGGCGTGCGCGCCGACTTCTACAGCCACTGCGCCCAACACCCGAACCTGGTCGAAGCCCTGACCGACGGCCAGCTCCTGCTGGGCCCCATGGGCCCGGAGGAACTGCGCCAGGTGATCATGCAGCCCGCCGTCAAAGCGTCCTGCACGGTGGAGACAGCCCTGGTCAGCAGGCTGATCGCGGACGCGACGGGCCAACCGGGCGTCCTACCCCTGATGTCGCACGCGCTCCTGGAAACCTGGCGACGCAGGCGCGGCACCACCATGACCCTCGCCGGCTACGAAGCGGCAGGCGGAATCCAGCACGCCATCGCCCAAACAGCCGAACGCACGTTCACCTCACTGGAAAAGCAACAACGAACCCTCGCCCGCCAGGTGTTCCTCCGCCTCACGGCACTGGGCGACGGCATCGAAGACACCAAGCGCCGCCTCCCCAGGTCGGAACTGGACCAGGACGTCGACGTGGACGTGGTCCTCGACCGCCTGGCCCACGCCCGCCTCCTCACCCTCGACCGCGACACCGTCGAGATCGCCCACGAGGCCCTGATCCGCTCGTGGCCACGCCTGCGCAACTGGCTGGCAACCGACCGTGACGGCCTGCGCACGATGCGGCAACTCACCGAGGCGGCAACCACCTGGGACTCGCTGGGCCGGGACCCCGACGCCCTCTACCGGGGAACCAGGCTGGACACGGCCGTCGAGTGGACCCACCGGGACGGTGCGCGCACCAGCGCCCTGGAACGCGAGTTCCTGACCGAGAGCGAAGCCTCCCGAGACCGGGAACGCCACCTCGCCCACCGCCGCACCCGCCGGCTGCGGCAACTGGTGGCCCTGCTCCTGGTGCTGCTCGTACTGGCCTCCGGTGCCGTGGTCCTGGCGATCGGAGCGCAGAAGCAGGCGGCCACCGAACGAAACCTCTCGGTGGCCCGCTACGTGGCCAACGAGGCCCAGAACCGCCGGACGGCGGGCGACCGCGTGCTGGCCAACCAGATGATCATCGCCGCCTACCGCCTCAGCGGCACCGACGACCTGCGCGACCTGGTGCTGAGCGCCCACGCGTCGGCGGCCGAGGACATGGTGAGCCGCTCGGTGCTGTCCAACGGCTCGGCCCTGAGCCCCGACGGCACCCAGATCCCGACCGCCCGCGTCCCGTACAGCGCCGACGACCGCGTCTACAAACGCCTGGGCGGCCTCCTGACCCCGCGCAACACCGTCACGTCGTTCGCCGTCACCGCCGCCGAACGCGCCTACGCCACCACCGCCGAAACCCCCGACGCCCGGATCTGGGACGTCACCGACGCCCGCGACCCCAAGCCCGTCTACACGTTCTCCGGCCCCGTCACCAGAATCGCCTTCGCCCCCACCGGCGGCCGGGTGCTGGTGACCGTGGAAGGCGCGTCCGAGGCGAAGATCTGGGACGCCTCGAACCCCGGCGAACCCAAGGTCCTGGGCGTGCTGACCGGCCACCCGCGCTGGATCACCGACATCGCGTTCAGCCCGAACGGCCAGATCCTGGCGACCATCGACAACCAGAGCACCGTGCGCCTCTGGAGCCTGGCGAACCCCCGGGAACCCCGGCAGATCGGCGAGCTGAAAGACGGCGAAGACGTCTCGACGGTGGCCATCGCACCGAACGCGAAGACCATCGCGGTAGCCGGAGCGAACGGCACGATCCGCCTCTGGGACCTGACCGACCCGTGGACCCCCACCCGCCTGGCCAGGATGATCGGCCACTCGGACAAGGTCCTGGCCCTGGGCTTCCGCCGGGACGGCACGTCCCTGGCCAGCACCAGCAAGGACGACACCGTCAGGATGTGGGACCTGACCGACAACCGCCACCCGACCCAGCGCGCGCGGGTCAGCGGCCCCACCGACGGCATCTACGCCATCAGCTACGGCGACACCCCGAACTGGGTGGTCACCTCGAACGCGGACGGCACCACCCGCGCCTGGGAATTCGACGTCGACATCGCCATCGCAAAAATGTGCGAATCAGTCGACAAAGAAATCACCGAAGAAGAATGGCACAGAAACTTCGAAGGAATCGACTACCACCCACCCTGCGCCTGA
- the xylA gene encoding xylose isomerase, which produces MVTTNLFTHPVFKDGGFTSNDRSVRRFALRKVLRNLELAAELGASTVVLWGGREGSEVDAGKDVRAALDRYREALDIVVRYSEDQGCGLRFAVEPKPNEPRGDILLPTIGHALAFISTLEHHELVGVNPEVGHEQMAGLNVVHGVAQALWQGKLFHLDLNGQKGPRYDQDLVFGHGDLLSAFFLVDLVEHGGYDGPRHFDYKPLRTEDLDGVWVSAAANMRTYRLLRERAVVFRADPEVQEALRHSGVYELGESTLAPGESVAEFVVQDEDASGAAERGYGFVRLSQLALEHLVGARG; this is translated from the coding sequence ATGGTGACCACCAACCTGTTCACCCACCCGGTGTTCAAGGACGGCGGGTTCACCTCGAACGACCGGTCGGTGCGGCGGTTCGCGCTGCGCAAGGTGCTGCGCAACCTGGAGCTCGCGGCGGAGCTGGGTGCCTCGACCGTGGTGCTGTGGGGTGGCCGGGAGGGGTCGGAGGTGGACGCGGGCAAGGACGTCCGGGCGGCGCTGGACCGGTACCGGGAGGCGCTGGACATCGTCGTGCGGTACTCCGAGGACCAGGGTTGCGGGCTGCGGTTCGCGGTGGAGCCCAAGCCGAACGAGCCGCGCGGCGACATCCTGCTGCCGACCATCGGGCACGCGCTGGCGTTCATCTCGACGCTGGAGCACCACGAGCTGGTCGGCGTGAACCCCGAGGTCGGGCACGAGCAGATGGCGGGCCTCAACGTCGTGCACGGCGTCGCGCAGGCGCTGTGGCAGGGAAAGCTGTTCCACCTCGACCTCAACGGGCAGAAGGGGCCGCGCTACGACCAGGACCTCGTGTTCGGGCATGGCGACCTGTTGTCCGCCTTCTTCCTGGTCGACCTGGTGGAGCACGGCGGGTACGACGGACCCCGGCACTTCGACTACAAGCCGTTGCGCACCGAGGACCTTGATGGCGTGTGGGTGAGCGCGGCGGCCAACATGCGCACGTATCGGCTGTTGCGGGAGCGGGCGGTGGTGTTCCGGGCCGATCCCGAGGTGCAGGAGGCGTTGCGGCACAGCGGGGTGTATGAGCTGGGCGAGTCGACCTTGGCTCCCGGTGAGTCTGTTGCGGAGTTTGTGGTCCAGGATGAGGATGCTTCCGGTGCGGCGGAGCGGGGTTACGGGTTCGTCCGGTTGTCGCAGTTGGCGTTGGAGCACTTGGTGGGGGCTCGCGGATGA
- a CDS encoding sensor histidine kinase has protein sequence MGSLRRWTWWSVAGAGAMVAVVTTLDMSTGRYGPLGTPLLASAVVLVTVQHARYMWRAMGGLGRDDRRTVEHLATFAVAVAALTYAGYNTPVPMAWYLLPAAVIAHVVANRPGGSRLLIVVVGTAAATLAGGVLRSPDVVGSLVMPVVLVGAFVTADLAQLWFWDAVLKLDRGQRAAEALAVAEERLRFAADLHDIQGHHLQAIALKGELTSRLIGRDDEAARRHADEVAELARTALRETREVVLGYRRASLGTEITNAVGVLRAAGIETAVTGDASDVPPPLQPLFGALVREGTTNVLRHSRARRCAVHISVADGQVSVRLHNDGARTDEPAGDGSGLAGLRERFATVGGRVEVDAGGDGFALVGSVRS, from the coding sequence ATGGGCTCCCTGCGCCGCTGGACCTGGTGGTCGGTGGCGGGCGCGGGGGCGATGGTGGCCGTGGTGACCACCTTGGACATGTCCACCGGCCGTTACGGCCCCCTGGGGACGCCGCTGCTGGCGTCGGCGGTCGTCCTGGTGACCGTGCAGCACGCCCGGTACATGTGGCGGGCCATGGGCGGCCTCGGGCGTGACGACAGGCGGACCGTCGAGCACCTGGCGACGTTCGCGGTGGCCGTGGCGGCGCTCACGTACGCCGGCTACAACACCCCCGTCCCGATGGCGTGGTACCTGCTGCCGGCCGCGGTGATCGCGCACGTGGTGGCCAACCGGCCCGGCGGGTCGCGGCTGCTGATCGTGGTCGTGGGCACGGCCGCGGCCACCTTGGCGGGCGGGGTGCTGCGCTCGCCGGACGTGGTCGGCTCGCTGGTGATGCCGGTGGTGCTGGTCGGCGCGTTCGTCACCGCCGACCTGGCGCAGCTGTGGTTCTGGGACGCGGTGCTCAAGCTCGACCGGGGGCAGCGGGCGGCCGAGGCGCTGGCGGTGGCCGAGGAGCGGCTGCGGTTCGCCGCCGACCTGCACGACATCCAGGGCCACCACCTCCAGGCGATCGCGCTCAAGGGCGAGCTGACCTCGCGGCTGATCGGCCGGGACGACGAGGCGGCCCGGCGGCACGCCGACGAGGTCGCGGAGCTGGCCCGGACGGCGCTGCGGGAGACCCGGGAGGTGGTGCTGGGCTACCGGCGGGCCAGCCTCGGGACCGAGATCACCAACGCGGTCGGCGTGCTGCGGGCCGCCGGGATCGAGACGGCGGTGACCGGCGACGCCTCGGACGTGCCGCCGCCGTTGCAGCCGCTGTTCGGCGCGCTGGTCCGCGAGGGCACCACGAACGTGCTGCGGCACAGCCGGGCGCGGCGGTGCGCGGTGCACATCAGCGTGGCGGACGGCCAGGTCAGCGTGCGGCTGCACAACGACGGCGCCCGCACCGACGAGCCCGCCGGCGACGGTTCCGGGCTGGCCGGGCTGCGCGAGCGGTTCGCGACGGTGGGCGGCCGGGTCGAGGTGGACGCGGGCGGCGACGGGTTCGCGCTGGTCGGGTCGGTGCGGTCGTGA
- a CDS encoding ROK family transcriptional regulator, with product MSRPASQHTVRRHNCALVLDAIAAAPGSSRATVAARTGLTKATVSSLVDRMIGARLVVEGEAQSRPGPGRRGTALHLSPAGPHGLGVEIGVDHLATCLVDLTGRVRTSWLRPGDNRASRPSRVLTRVAAAIRLALKEDVAIGGVGVAVPGLVESATGILRLAPNLGWREVDVRGELTRRLGLDVPVLVGNEANLAALDELRHGCGAPDFVHVSGEIGIGAGIVLNGELFEGVSGFSGEIGHLSVDPRGPRCPCGSRGCLERLAGQDEIVRAAGVEDLPTLLTALKANDRTATAAVHDAAKWLGVALSGAVNLLDLPTVVLGGAYARLEPWLREPLLAELGRRVVSAAWSPVHVLASTLASDAATRGAAGTAIRAILADPDPYVTAVLA from the coding sequence GTGTCCCGACCCGCGAGCCAGCACACCGTCCGCCGGCACAACTGCGCTCTCGTGCTGGACGCGATCGCCGCCGCCCCCGGCTCGTCCCGGGCCACCGTCGCCGCCCGCACCGGCTTGACCAAGGCCACCGTGTCCAGCCTGGTGGACCGGATGATCGGCGCGCGACTGGTGGTCGAGGGCGAGGCGCAGAGCAGACCGGGTCCGGGCCGCCGGGGCACCGCACTGCACCTGTCCCCCGCCGGACCGCACGGTCTGGGCGTCGAGATCGGCGTCGACCACCTCGCCACCTGCCTGGTCGACCTGACCGGCCGGGTCCGCACGAGCTGGCTGCGCCCCGGCGACAACCGCGCGTCGCGGCCGAGCCGCGTGCTGACCAGGGTCGCCGCCGCGATCCGGTTGGCGCTCAAGGAGGACGTGGCCATCGGCGGCGTGGGTGTCGCCGTGCCCGGCCTGGTCGAGTCCGCCACCGGCATCCTGCGGCTGGCCCCGAACCTGGGCTGGCGCGAGGTGGACGTGCGCGGCGAGCTCACCCGGCGGCTCGGGCTGGACGTGCCGGTGCTGGTCGGCAACGAGGCGAACCTCGCCGCGCTGGACGAACTGCGGCACGGTTGCGGCGCACCGGACTTCGTGCACGTCTCGGGCGAGATCGGCATCGGCGCGGGCATCGTGCTCAACGGCGAGCTGTTCGAAGGCGTGTCCGGTTTCAGCGGCGAGATCGGCCACCTCTCCGTAGACCCGAGGGGCCCGCGATGCCCGTGCGGCTCCCGCGGCTGCCTGGAACGCCTGGCAGGCCAGGACGAAATCGTGCGCGCGGCAGGCGTCGAAGACCTCCCGACCCTGCTGACGGCGCTCAAGGCGAACGACCGCACCGCCACCGCAGCTGTGCACGACGCGGCGAAGTGGTTGGGCGTGGCCCTGTCCGGCGCGGTGAACCTCCTCGACCTGCCCACCGTCGTCCTGGGCGGCGCCTACGCGCGGCTGGAACCGTGGCTGCGCGAGCCGCTGCTGGCCGAACTGGGCCGTCGGGTGGTCAGCGCCGCCTGGTCGCCCGTCCACGTGCTGGCGTCCACCCTGGCCTCCGACGCGGCCACCCGGGGCGCGGCCGGCACCGCCATCCGCGCCATCCTCGCCGACCCGGATCCCTACGTCACCGCCGTACTGGCCTGA
- a CDS encoding SRPBCC family protein, translating to MTTIEKSVDVDVPVTTAYNQWTQFESFPRFMEGVESITQLTPTRTHWVTKVAGAQREFDAEITEQHPDERVAWRSVDGPKQAGVVTFHRLDDRSTRVHLQMEFDPDTLTEKAGAALGVVDHRISGDMKRFKEFIEGRGVETGAWRDDVNRPPQTR from the coding sequence GTGACGACGATCGAAAAGTCCGTAGACGTCGACGTGCCGGTCACCACGGCGTACAACCAGTGGACCCAGTTCGAGTCCTTCCCGCGCTTCATGGAAGGCGTGGAGAGCATCACCCAGCTGACGCCCACCCGCACGCACTGGGTGACCAAGGTCGCCGGCGCGCAGCGGGAGTTCGACGCCGAGATCACCGAGCAGCACCCGGACGAGCGGGTCGCGTGGCGGTCGGTCGACGGTCCGAAGCAGGCCGGTGTGGTGACCTTCCACCGACTCGACGACCGCAGCACGCGGGTCCACCTCCAGATGGAGTTCGACCCGGACACGCTGACCGAGAAGGCGGGCGCGGCGCTGGGCGTCGTGGACCACCGGATCTCCGGTGACATGAAGCGGTTCAAGGAGTTCATCGAGGGCCGCGGCGTCGAGACCGGCGCATGGCGCGACGACGTGAACCGTCCTCCGCAGACCAGGTAA